A window from Myxocyprinus asiaticus isolate MX2 ecotype Aquarium Trade chromosome 37, UBuf_Myxa_2, whole genome shotgun sequence encodes these proteins:
- the LOC127427933 gene encoding cystatin-F-like, producing MFCILTVFATIFTAYVVTGDNLTQNYNPDVLNVANYAMDFHNRMSNYPYAFKVVDILSDTAQLYPPARVKYILKIQAAQTICKNQANVNLTECPLQTNAESMICCFVVFAVPGNNNIPKRLLSDHCA from the exons ATGTTTTGCATTCTGACCGTCTTTGCAACCATTTTCACAGCTTATGTTGTGACAGGGGACAACCTGACTCAAAACTACAACCCAGATGTCCTTAATGTGGCAAACTATGCCATGGACTTCCATAATCGCATGAGCAACTACCCCTATGCCTTTAAAGTAGTGGATATCTTATCAGACACAGCACAG CTCTACCCTCCGGCTCGAGTTAAGTACATCTTAAAGATACAAGCTGCCCAGACGATCTGCAAGAACcaagcaaatgtgaatcttacaGAATGTCCTTTACAGACTAATGCAGAG AGCATGATCTGTTGCTTCGTTGTGTTTGCTGTGCCAGGAAATAACAATATCCCTAAACGCCTGCTTTCAGATCATTGTGCCTGA